A single Lysinibacter sp. HNR DNA region contains:
- a CDS encoding FHA domain-containing protein, which produces MFDTPVEPLISEVPLEEDADETIIVNNRQGNPTVSFVLQLSTGQEFVVNGPSLLGRNPKPQPGQIVEHTCVVLDPARSVSKTHLELGVEGDRLWIRDLHSGNGTRVREGGAKETEIKPDTRVFVGLRTRVEIGNEFFIVLAG; this is translated from the coding sequence GTGTTCGATACGCCCGTCGAACCGCTTATTTCCGAGGTTCCGCTGGAGGAAGACGCGGACGAGACCATCATTGTGAATAATCGCCAGGGGAATCCGACGGTTTCCTTCGTTCTTCAGCTCAGCACCGGGCAGGAGTTTGTTGTGAACGGCCCGTCACTGCTGGGAAGAAACCCCAAGCCACAGCCCGGGCAGATTGTCGAACACACCTGCGTTGTGCTCGATCCTGCCAGGTCCGTTTCTAAGACACACCTGGAGTTAGGAGTGGAGGGTGACCGGCTGTGGATTCGTGACCTGCACTCGGGGAACGGAACCCGTGTGAGAGAGGGCGGAGCTAAAGAAACCGAGATCAAACCGGACACCAGGGTTTTTGTGGGGCTCCGCACCCGGGTTGAAATCGGAAACGAATTTTTTATCGTTCTTGCGGGTTAG
- a CDS encoding serine/threonine-protein kinase has protein sequence MNAPQQASPPQLSGYQHVRVLGKGGFAYVFLYEQDFPRAEVAIKVLNTKLAEAKMRAMFLSEANLMSQLKSHPSVLTVHAASIAPDGRPYLVMEYCPASLGSRYKQQPLTVSEVLQTGIRIGGALETAHRIGFLHRDIKPSNILVTQYGHPVLADFGIAATIAAATNDGAEGMSVPWSAPEVLRGTTAGTVTSEVYALAATLFTLLLGRSPYELPDDSKYKNRRERVRARIVGRDRVQPLGRRDVPPDLEALLVTAMSKNPTQRPQSMISFVYKLQEIEAQLGFPPTPIEVADDVRVQQRRHVLTEDLSDDVLPTRVALRGEQQRYRHHGDPGAAAANADVSLTVIDSARIRAPHEASLQRTRKRRMLLGGLIGGGAVLLTVLGIITLALGSNSDIPVVSGITTETHNGVVVFNWDAPGDESDLRYLVRTTGGDTSNQSGTQYRATAQSDGEPVCITVTVIRDGTPGVTSPETCASAEVGR, from the coding sequence TTGAACGCACCCCAGCAGGCTAGCCCCCCGCAGTTATCGGGCTACCAGCACGTTCGGGTCTTGGGTAAAGGCGGGTTTGCGTACGTTTTTCTCTACGAACAAGATTTTCCCCGAGCCGAGGTGGCAATTAAGGTTCTGAATACCAAGCTTGCCGAAGCAAAAATGCGGGCCATGTTCCTCTCCGAAGCCAACCTGATGTCTCAGCTCAAGAGCCACCCGTCAGTGCTCACGGTGCACGCCGCAAGCATCGCACCCGACGGGCGCCCCTACCTGGTCATGGAGTACTGCCCCGCGTCACTGGGGAGCCGCTACAAACAGCAGCCCCTCACGGTGTCAGAGGTATTGCAGACGGGTATTCGAATCGGAGGAGCCTTAGAGACCGCACACCGCATCGGGTTCCTACACCGAGATATTAAGCCCTCAAATATTCTGGTTACCCAATATGGGCATCCCGTGCTGGCCGATTTTGGAATTGCCGCCACCATTGCAGCGGCCACCAACGATGGGGCTGAGGGCATGTCGGTGCCGTGGTCGGCACCGGAAGTTCTTAGGGGAACAACCGCGGGGACCGTAACAAGCGAGGTCTACGCGCTGGCCGCAACGCTCTTTACCCTTCTTCTGGGGCGCTCTCCCTACGAACTTCCCGATGATAGCAAGTACAAGAACCGGCGTGAGCGGGTTCGAGCGCGAATCGTGGGGCGGGATCGGGTCCAACCGCTGGGTCGCCGTGATGTTCCTCCCGATCTTGAAGCGCTATTGGTGACGGCCATGAGTAAGAACCCAACCCAGCGCCCCCAGAGCATGATTAGCTTTGTGTATAAGCTGCAGGAGATAGAGGCGCAGCTGGGATTTCCCCCGACCCCTATCGAGGTGGCGGATGACGTGCGGGTGCAGCAACGACGGCACGTCCTGACCGAGGATTTGTCTGACGATGTTCTTCCCACGCGGGTGGCGCTACGGGGTGAGCAACAACGATACCGTCACCACGGAGACCCCGGGGCCGCAGCGGCAAACGCCGATGTGAGCCTGACGGTTATCGACTCCGCCAGGATCCGGGCACCGCACGAAGCGAGCCTGCAACGCACCCGCAAAAGGCGCATGCTGCTCGGAGGATTGATCGGTGGTGGGGCTGTTCTCCTGACGGTTCTGGGTATTATTACCCTGGCGCTGGGTAGCAACTCGGATATCCCCGTTGTGAGCGGTATCACAACGGAGACCCATAACGGGGTTGTCGTTTTTAACTGGGATGCTCCCGGAGATGAGTCAGATCTTCGCTACCTGGTGCGTACCACAGGCGGTGACACCAGCAATCAGAGTGGCACTCAGTATCGAGCTACCGCTCAATCCGATGGGGAGCCGGTGTGTATTACGGTTACGGTGATTCGTGACGGTACTCCGGGCGTAACCAGCCCTGAGACCTGCGCTTCCGCGGAGGTGGGGCGGTGA
- a CDS encoding MoxR family ATPase, with amino-acid sequence MSMTPEQATRFAEIFNRVTQNVESALLGKTRVIQLALTALLSEGHLLLEDFPGTGKTSLARAIAQSVRGVSSRIQFTPDLLPGDVTGMSIYDQRQGEFVFHQGPVFANIVLADEINRASPKTQSALLEVMEESRVTVDGRTHTVGRPFMVIATQNPVEQAGTYRLPEAQLDRFIMKTTLGYPDHRATLAILEGAGTRSHDSVIPSVITSENVVELAALAQTVHVEPTVLDYIARLVEATRSAPEVRLGVSVRGALALVRTSKTWAAVHGRSYVLPDDVKALAGVVLTHRLVLDPEAEFDGVTPDSVIAQLLMDVKPPVERGTDA; translated from the coding sequence TTGTCCATGACACCCGAACAGGCCACCCGGTTTGCGGAGATCTTTAACCGAGTCACGCAGAACGTTGAGTCGGCTCTGCTGGGAAAAACACGCGTCATCCAGCTTGCGCTCACCGCGTTACTGAGTGAGGGTCACCTGCTGCTAGAAGATTTTCCGGGAACGGGAAAAACCTCGCTCGCCCGGGCCATTGCGCAGAGCGTTCGTGGGGTCAGTAGCCGCATCCAGTTCACCCCCGACCTTCTTCCCGGAGACGTCACGGGCATGAGTATCTATGACCAGCGGCAGGGCGAATTTGTGTTTCATCAGGGTCCCGTTTTTGCCAATATCGTTCTTGCCGATGAGATAAACCGGGCCAGCCCCAAAACCCAATCCGCTCTGCTCGAGGTCATGGAAGAGAGCCGCGTGACGGTTGACGGACGTACCCACACGGTGGGTCGTCCCTTCATGGTTATTGCAACCCAAAACCCCGTTGAGCAGGCGGGAACGTATCGGTTACCGGAAGCTCAGCTGGATCGTTTTATCATGAAGACAACCCTCGGGTACCCGGACCACCGTGCAACGCTCGCGATTCTTGAGGGTGCGGGCACCCGGTCGCACGATAGCGTTATACCCAGCGTGATCACCAGTGAAAACGTTGTGGAGCTTGCGGCACTTGCACAGACGGTGCACGTTGAACCCACCGTGCTCGACTACATTGCCCGACTGGTTGAGGCAACACGTTCCGCCCCGGAGGTTCGCCTGGGGGTGAGCGTTAGAGGGGCCCTCGCCCTGGTTCGCACCTCAAAAACGTGGGCTGCTGTGCACGGGCGTTCCTACGTGCTCCCGGACGATGTTAAGGCGCTCGCGGGTGTGGTACTCACCCACCGCCTGGTTTTGGATCCCGAGGCCGAATTTGACGGGGTTACCCCCGATAGCGTTATCGCCCAGTTACTGATGGACGTGAAACCACCCGTTGAACGTGGAACCGACGCGTGA
- a CDS encoding DUF58 domain-containing protein — translation MSVRRSAHRSDYQKPTKADASSLSRHSSLRENTLATRAHDDGALTARADTGLGLSTARARAREAGVVGQLLFTLGRLRMVASLAITRGVSWLRATVTGVGWALLAIVPLGLISGYAWGWVEVLFLGYAAAALWLIALLFLLARGVYRVELVMTSERVVVGEVASGTATITNPTGRRLFPEMLEIPVGERLAEFNLPSLASGANFRGEFSIPTLQRGVITVGPARSVRTDPLLLLRRELVWTGGLTLFVHPVTVAIPSTSTGLVRDLEGNPTRDLTTSDISFHALREYVPGDDRRHIHWKSTARTGALMVRQYEQTRRSQLLIQLSTASSDYHTEEEFELAVSVVGSLGIRAIRDARDLAVTVGDELSEYAPRPAPSVTRLRVTSPSRLLDDLSGVSHSERSIPLIPLSTVSASAVTAISVAFMVCGSIPTAAQIRAASLAFPVDTEVVVVVCNPGIVPSVRRVSGLTVLTVGYLDDLARSLGKLAAS, via the coding sequence GTGAGCGTGCGTCGGTCGGCGCACCGCAGTGATTATCAAAAACCCACCAAGGCGGACGCATCATCACTCTCCCGGCATTCTTCTCTCCGGGAGAATACCCTGGCGACCCGCGCACACGACGATGGTGCCCTAACAGCGCGGGCAGACACCGGACTGGGTCTCAGCACCGCTCGCGCCCGGGCTCGCGAGGCGGGTGTGGTTGGACAACTGCTTTTTACTCTGGGACGCCTGCGAATGGTGGCCTCGCTCGCGATCACGCGCGGGGTGTCCTGGCTCAGAGCAACCGTTACGGGGGTGGGGTGGGCGCTGCTTGCCATCGTCCCGCTCGGGCTGATAAGCGGCTATGCCTGGGGATGGGTGGAGGTGCTGTTTCTCGGATACGCCGCCGCCGCGCTGTGGTTGATAGCTCTACTCTTTCTGCTTGCCCGCGGTGTTTATCGGGTGGAGCTGGTCATGACGAGCGAGCGTGTGGTTGTGGGTGAGGTGGCCTCGGGCACCGCGACCATTACCAATCCCACCGGACGTCGTCTTTTTCCCGAGATGCTGGAGATTCCCGTGGGGGAGAGGCTTGCCGAATTTAACCTGCCCAGCCTGGCCTCGGGGGCAAATTTTCGTGGCGAATTCAGCATTCCTACGCTGCAACGCGGAGTGATTACGGTGGGTCCCGCTCGGTCGGTGCGCACGGATCCGCTCCTGCTTCTGCGACGTGAACTCGTGTGGACCGGTGGTTTGACACTCTTTGTGCACCCGGTCACGGTTGCGATTCCCAGCACAAGCACGGGCCTGGTCCGTGACCTGGAGGGAAATCCCACTCGGGACCTCACCACCAGCGACATCTCCTTTCATGCCCTGCGCGAGTACGTTCCCGGTGATGATCGCCGTCATATCCATTGGAAGAGCACAGCTCGCACGGGAGCGCTTATGGTGCGTCAATACGAACAGACTCGGCGCAGTCAACTGCTGATTCAGCTGAGTACGGCAAGCTCCGACTACCACACCGAGGAGGAGTTTGAACTCGCTGTCAGTGTGGTGGGGTCGCTGGGAATTCGGGCCATCCGTGATGCGAGAGACCTCGCAGTAACGGTTGGTGATGAGCTCTCGGAGTACGCACCCCGCCCCGCCCCCAGTGTGACTCGCTTGAGGGTCACGAGTCCTTCGCGACTACTGGATGATCTCTCCGGGGTGTCCCACAGCGAGCGCTCGATTCCGCTCATTCCTCTGAGCACGGTCTCGGCGTCTGCCGTCACCGCGATTTCCGTGGCGTTTATGGTGTGCGGGTCGATACCGACCGCGGCACAGATCCGTGCGGCCTCCCTCGCCTTTCCTGTCGACACCGAGGTGGTTGTGGTGGTGTGTAACCCGGGTATTGTGCCGAGTGTGCGCCGGGTAAGCGGTCTCACGGTGCTCACCGTCGGGTATCTGGACGACCTAGCCCGGTCGCTGGGAAAGTTAGCCGCATCATGA
- a CDS encoding Ig-like domain-containing protein: MIVFWIKKHLGAVISGLAAVLVLVLVVTIAIASSGYTTQRVDLGDASTWVVNDGEQAVGRLNTQISALDTAQRSERQNLTVVQGDELVLLHAVSQRELSIVDESLASVEEGIQLPSDASEVLLAGDTTVIHSAPSGRVWFVPNRALSNFNAESDADLVLGSNSAVAVDSTGRFVGFSASSEMLERDVRGGGNASQSTQLSLGGEEDSYAAAVVSGRPVVLNLSTGSLSIDGRAGIQVDIAENPVLMSSSTASSEVYISDSRGLLRVGLNGGGEERVFTTPGNVAQPSAAPAVVGECVLAAWPTGVAWRSCGGSEGESLNLADMDADARLTVAVRASYAVLNDEVSGRSWMIQDSGQLVDNWDKILEELEEDQKQQENDPSIPPEIDPVQQPPVANDDVFGARPGRATPLPVLLNDYDPNGDVIVITETANFPENMGSISIIENGQKLQVTLASDAAGTFEFQYTITDGHGGQDSATVTVEVRGPQEKNAPVQARPTGDIVAAGGQFERDVLADWYHPDGDPLFLADAVAADPDVVTYSAQGTVYYKDSGSGGSQKTVGLAVSDGTLTTHGNLSVEVVAGAVPIVAETVAAVGNVGQEAIAYPLESVRGGNGEVRLTGIPEDNLARAQLRVNTDTGEVGLTADQPGSYNLEYRVSDGTSSAAGKLRFEITGPPNNDLPPVTVPSSVFLYLNQTETVDVLASNYDPAGGVLLLSEAHNPLENQGLIVEILNHGVLRVSLTEPLENGSVEFSYSVTNGHLSSRGTVTVLQVDPPAKEKPPVATPDQARVRVGEVVDIPVLENDLHPDNLPLTLSPDLASSLPESEGLLFASGSILRYLAPDTPGEYTASYVVESPGGEIASAPVNISVREADAENNSAPTPRTVTSRVVQGGTVRIPIPLTGIDADGDTVVLSGVESAPRQGIVTSTGKDYIEYEAGARSLGTDTFYYSVTDSLGAVGTGQIRVGIMETSGVAANPIARTDVVAARPDSTLIVKPLENDSDPDGGQLRIVAVEEKQELPAAFDDETVTLTTPSQEGVYSVLYTVQNESGGQSSAWIQVAVQRDAPPARPVVDDTVLTLTDITDGGEKISVDVWENVFYAEGTERDLDLSLVPGWESGAEVKNTRNLEVTVAEHNQIIPFRISVADSPEIASHGFIWVPGTAMAVPERRTNAPELTVASGERLSININEQIIAAENKRVRITDPSTVKATNGNGANLAQNETSIDFVSAPDYWGPASVTLEVTDAPAGSNEGKRATIVLPITVTPTSNQPPTIRGAAFTLEPALERTVDLSNLTSYPHPEDEDRLVWSQPQPVSNGATASIRGDQLTVRVNNDTPVGTIISVPIGVRDDTSEVATANVQVTVVSSTKPKIQALPDTVELTRGSSRTVDVLANDVGPEELRPFTVVGVEVVGTARGVTATPSADRRTITISATADADITTNLQLNYRVQDSTGQPDRVVTGTVTAIVIDAPDAPGAPNLTSSSSFQNDGRLRFSFTAPNSNGKPIENYILRSTDGSVEVNCGRDSSSCVVTDGQARAGVSYQFTAIAVNSVGRSEPSAPGTSVMIDYVPEAPTGISATVPEANSEFAPTNQGLLNVQWSPGAANRGNPASSFRVTVLDRTGGTVWERVVPASGSGAHGVTTDRLPYGQYSIRVESRNNIDSAKYGAVSWRSSTQSGFETRQAPSAPEIVTSVSTDTVTANWSVAAPGGSAIRSAVAWSPVDGAPATPSCAAARNGGTQTRSDQRVTANGVYTVSVVVWNGWACSTHSASVQYVSVPGKAGVPGVNIVREGDQGIPQISLPSVPGAQSFVYQVNNNPYQLVPPDGRITGYDPHRANTVRVQACGAAGGGYCGPPSDASASFAPYNLAIRWESNPALCRVGSGTVTPALHAAGTNLQYGYATSIGGPWVGDWVWGTPVPSNAAQILARATFTFGGATVETLTPLRTEACAPVTRIMLRPGAAIISQ; encoded by the coding sequence GTGATTGTTTTCTGGATAAAGAAGCATCTCGGAGCTGTGATCAGCGGCCTGGCGGCAGTGCTAGTCCTTGTCCTGGTGGTTACCATCGCCATTGCCTCAAGCGGGTACACAACGCAGCGGGTTGATCTTGGTGATGCCAGCACCTGGGTCGTGAACGACGGTGAGCAGGCGGTTGGAAGGCTCAACACGCAGATATCCGCTCTCGATACGGCACAGCGCAGTGAGCGCCAGAACCTCACCGTGGTTCAGGGGGATGAGCTTGTGCTTCTCCACGCGGTCTCGCAGAGGGAGCTCAGTATCGTAGACGAGTCACTCGCATCTGTGGAGGAGGGTATTCAACTACCCTCCGATGCCTCCGAGGTTCTTCTGGCGGGGGATACCACCGTGATTCACTCGGCGCCGAGCGGACGGGTGTGGTTTGTGCCCAATCGCGCGCTCTCCAATTTTAACGCTGAGAGCGATGCCGATCTTGTTCTCGGCAGCAACTCTGCGGTGGCTGTCGATAGTACCGGACGCTTTGTGGGCTTCTCGGCCAGCAGTGAGATGCTGGAGCGCGACGTGCGTGGGGGCGGAAATGCCTCGCAGAGCACCCAGCTGAGTCTCGGTGGCGAGGAAGACTCTTACGCCGCGGCGGTGGTGTCCGGTCGCCCGGTTGTTCTGAACCTCAGCACGGGAAGCCTCAGCATTGACGGGCGTGCAGGCATTCAGGTCGATATCGCCGAGAATCCCGTGCTGATGAGCTCAAGCACCGCCTCCTCTGAGGTCTATATCTCTGATTCTCGAGGACTGTTGCGGGTGGGGCTCAACGGGGGTGGGGAAGAAAGAGTCTTCACTACCCCGGGTAATGTTGCGCAGCCGTCAGCCGCCCCCGCCGTTGTAGGAGAGTGTGTTCTTGCCGCCTGGCCCACGGGAGTGGCCTGGCGCTCCTGCGGGGGCAGCGAAGGAGAATCCCTGAATCTGGCGGATATGGACGCGGACGCCCGCCTCACTGTCGCTGTGCGGGCCAGCTACGCGGTGCTCAACGATGAGGTGAGTGGTCGTTCCTGGATGATCCAGGACTCGGGTCAGCTCGTGGACAACTGGGACAAGATTCTTGAGGAACTCGAGGAGGATCAGAAGCAACAGGAAAACGACCCCAGCATCCCTCCCGAAATTGATCCGGTGCAGCAACCGCCCGTTGCAAACGACGATGTTTTTGGGGCTCGCCCGGGTCGCGCAACCCCCCTGCCCGTCCTGTTGAACGACTACGACCCCAATGGCGATGTGATAGTAATCACTGAGACCGCGAACTTCCCCGAAAATATGGGCAGCATATCCATTATTGAAAACGGACAGAAGCTTCAGGTAACACTGGCCTCGGATGCGGCGGGAACGTTTGAGTTTCAATACACCATAACCGATGGCCACGGCGGACAGGATTCCGCAACCGTCACGGTTGAGGTTCGCGGGCCGCAGGAGAAAAATGCCCCTGTTCAGGCTCGGCCCACCGGTGATATTGTGGCTGCGGGAGGTCAGTTTGAGCGTGACGTTCTTGCGGATTGGTACCATCCCGATGGCGACCCCCTCTTCCTCGCGGACGCTGTGGCGGCAGATCCGGATGTGGTGACCTACTCAGCGCAGGGCACCGTCTACTATAAAGACTCCGGCTCGGGGGGCTCACAGAAGACGGTGGGCCTTGCGGTTTCTGACGGCACTCTCACAACACACGGAAACCTCAGCGTTGAGGTGGTCGCTGGTGCAGTGCCGATAGTGGCGGAGACCGTTGCCGCGGTGGGTAACGTGGGGCAGGAGGCAATTGCATACCCCCTGGAGTCGGTGCGCGGGGGTAACGGCGAGGTTCGGCTGACGGGGATTCCCGAAGACAACCTCGCGCGCGCGCAGCTCCGGGTCAACACCGACACGGGTGAGGTGGGGCTGACCGCGGATCAGCCGGGCTCCTACAACCTGGAGTATCGGGTGAGTGACGGGACGAGCAGTGCCGCCGGGAAATTGCGCTTTGAGATCACAGGTCCTCCCAATAACGACCTGCCCCCGGTGACGGTTCCCAGCTCGGTCTTTCTCTACCTGAACCAGACGGAGACGGTTGATGTCCTGGCCTCTAACTATGATCCCGCGGGAGGCGTACTACTCCTTTCTGAGGCCCATAACCCTCTTGAGAATCAGGGTCTTATCGTTGAGATCCTGAACCACGGGGTGCTCAGGGTTTCCCTGACGGAGCCCCTCGAGAACGGAAGTGTAGAGTTTAGCTACAGCGTCACAAACGGGCACCTTTCCTCTCGCGGCACGGTAACCGTTCTTCAGGTGGATCCTCCGGCAAAGGAGAAACCGCCCGTCGCAACCCCAGACCAGGCTAGAGTTCGGGTGGGGGAGGTCGTCGATATACCGGTTCTTGAGAACGACCTGCACCCGGATAACCTGCCTCTCACGCTAAGTCCCGATCTGGCGAGCAGCCTCCCGGAGAGCGAGGGACTACTCTTTGCCTCGGGGAGTATTTTGCGCTACCTTGCGCCGGATACACCCGGCGAATACACCGCATCCTATGTTGTTGAGAGTCCCGGTGGGGAGATCGCTTCGGCACCCGTCAATATCTCCGTGCGAGAAGCTGACGCGGAGAATAACAGCGCTCCCACACCCAGGACCGTGACCTCGAGAGTGGTCCAGGGCGGCACCGTGCGTATACCAATTCCCCTCACGGGTATTGACGCGGATGGCGACACCGTTGTTCTGAGCGGGGTAGAGTCGGCCCCGCGGCAGGGAATCGTGACTAGTACCGGAAAAGACTACATCGAGTATGAGGCGGGAGCGCGAAGCCTCGGAACCGATACTTTTTATTACTCGGTGACCGATAGCCTCGGTGCGGTAGGTACCGGGCAGATCCGGGTGGGAATTATGGAGACCTCGGGAGTGGCAGCCAACCCGATTGCACGAACCGACGTTGTTGCCGCCAGGCCAGACTCCACCCTCATCGTCAAACCGCTGGAGAACGATTCCGACCCCGACGGCGGGCAGCTTCGCATTGTTGCGGTGGAGGAAAAACAAGAGCTTCCCGCTGCCTTTGATGATGAGACCGTCACCCTGACAACACCCTCACAGGAGGGGGTCTATAGTGTTTTATATACCGTGCAGAATGAGTCGGGTGGGCAGAGTTCGGCGTGGATTCAGGTTGCGGTTCAGCGAGACGCCCCGCCGGCTCGACCGGTTGTTGACGACACCGTTCTCACTCTCACCGATATTACTGACGGCGGCGAAAAGATCTCGGTCGACGTGTGGGAAAACGTCTTTTACGCGGAGGGAACGGAGCGGGATCTTGACCTTTCGCTCGTGCCGGGTTGGGAGAGCGGCGCTGAGGTCAAAAATACGCGGAACCTTGAGGTTACCGTTGCCGAGCACAATCAGATCATCCCGTTTCGGATCAGCGTCGCGGACAGCCCCGAGATCGCAAGTCACGGATTTATCTGGGTTCCTGGAACCGCGATGGCGGTTCCAGAACGGCGCACAAACGCCCCCGAACTTACCGTTGCCAGCGGTGAGAGGCTCAGCATTAACATTAACGAACAGATTATCGCGGCCGAGAACAAGAGGGTAAGAATCACGGACCCCTCCACGGTGAAGGCTACCAACGGTAACGGGGCAAACCTGGCGCAGAATGAAACCAGCATCGACTTTGTTTCGGCACCGGACTATTGGGGGCCCGCGTCTGTCACTCTTGAGGTAACAGACGCTCCCGCGGGCTCTAACGAGGGTAAACGGGCAACCATTGTTCTTCCCATCACGGTGACGCCCACAAGCAATCAACCTCCCACGATTCGGGGTGCGGCCTTTACCCTTGAGCCTGCGCTTGAGCGCACGGTCGATCTGAGTAATCTGACCAGCTACCCCCACCCCGAGGACGAGGACCGCTTGGTCTGGTCCCAGCCGCAGCCGGTGAGTAACGGTGCCACCGCATCAATTCGCGGGGATCAGCTCACCGTTCGGGTCAACAACGACACCCCCGTGGGGACAATTATTAGCGTACCCATTGGTGTTCGAGACGATACCAGCGAGGTCGCTACCGCGAACGTGCAGGTTACGGTGGTGAGCTCTACCAAGCCCAAGATCCAAGCGTTGCCCGATACAGTTGAGCTTACCCGCGGAAGCAGCCGCACGGTGGATGTGCTCGCAAACGACGTGGGTCCGGAAGAGCTGAGACCCTTTACCGTGGTGGGGGTTGAGGTTGTTGGTACTGCTCGGGGGGTTACCGCAACCCCCAGTGCCGATCGCCGCACGATCACGATCAGTGCAACCGCGGATGCAGACATCACCACCAATCTGCAATTGAACTATCGGGTGCAAGACTCTACGGGACAGCCCGATCGGGTTGTAACCGGAACCGTTACGGCGATTGTTATCGATGCGCCGGATGCTCCCGGTGCTCCGAACCTCACGAGCTCCTCCTCGTTTCAAAACGACGGGCGGCTGCGTTTTAGCTTTACCGCCCCCAATTCCAACGGCAAACCCATCGAGAACTATATTTTGCGCAGCACCGACGGGAGTGTTGAGGTCAACTGCGGTCGTGATAGTTCAAGCTGTGTGGTCACAGACGGCCAGGCCCGGGCCGGGGTCAGCTATCAATTCACGGCAATCGCGGTAAATTCGGTCGGTCGGTCGGAGCCGAGCGCGCCGGGCACTTCCGTGATGATCGACTATGTTCCGGAGGCCCCCACCGGAATCAGCGCGACGGTTCCCGAGGCCAATAGCGAGTTTGCGCCGACCAATCAGGGGCTACTCAACGTTCAGTGGTCCCCGGGCGCGGCCAACAGGGGCAACCCGGCCTCCTCGTTTCGGGTAACGGTTCTTGACCGGACGGGCGGAACCGTGTGGGAGCGCGTGGTTCCCGCCTCGGGGTCGGGTGCGCACGGTGTCACCACGGATCGACTCCCCTACGGTCAGTACTCGATCAGAGTGGAGTCGCGTAACAACATCGACAGTGCAAAATACGGTGCGGTATCGTGGCGGTCCAGTACCCAGTCGGGATTTGAGACCAGACAGGCCCCCTCGGCGCCTGAAATCGTAACCTCCGTGTCCACCGACACAGTAACCGCAAACTGGAGTGTGGCGGCACCGGGTGGCTCAGCCATCCGCTCCGCCGTGGCCTGGTCGCCGGTTGACGGTGCTCCCGCCACACCGAGCTGTGCCGCCGCCAGAAACGGCGGCACGCAGACGCGAAGCGATCAGCGGGTCACAGCCAACGGCGTCTACACGGTGAGCGTTGTGGTGTGGAACGGGTGGGCCTGCAGCACCCACAGCGCGAGCGTGCAATACGTGAGCGTTCCCGGGAAGGCGGGGGTTCCCGGGGTAAACATTGTGCGCGAGGGAGACCAGGGCATCCCCCAGATCTCGCTACCCAGCGTCCCGGGTGCCCAGAGTTTTGTATACCAGGTCAACAACAACCCCTACCAGCTTGTGCCGCCCGACGGGCGAATCACCGGCTACGACCCGCACCGAGCAAACACCGTGCGGGTGCAGGCCTGTGGAGCTGCGGGCGGGGGTTATTGCGGACCGCCCAGCGATGCGTCGGCATCCTTTGCCCCCTATAATCTTGCGATCCGCTGGGAAAGTAACCCTGCCTTATGTCGGGTTGGGAGCGGCACCGTCACACCCGCGTTGCACGCGGCCGGAACTAATCTCCAATATGGGTACGCAACCTCGATCGGCGGACCCTGGGTCGGCGATTGGGTCTGGGGTACTCCCGTGCCCTCAAATGCCGCGCAGATTCTTGCGCGGGCAACCTTCACCTTTGGCGGTGCAACGGTAGAGACCCTTACCCCCTTGAGAACAGAGGCGTGCGCGCCCGTTACCCGGATAATGTTGCGTCCCGGCGCAGCGATTATCAGCCAATAG